From one Solanum stenotomum isolate F172 chromosome 12, ASM1918654v1, whole genome shotgun sequence genomic stretch:
- the LOC125848983 gene encoding serine/threonine-protein kinase D6PKL1-like, whose product MESLVEGISSLPNSRTPFTAIKGNTSSASRTSRPPHPTSMRQSRCKELSFDPIAIDIGSKPTDTPTGSVAASKSSHKSSSDRIKRDDVSDSRRHYSESTKGKECQRIEDALDQPSEECSLDRVLIFETKSSIKDPLHDNKHTISGGYVERRDFMLHAVARGDADLLNGQLTSQSGISYCPSPQNSFYTATQYIEPKQSFTTTEVISECASSMGKSGGSGDVSNSCDISDSRKTSFYRGSTGSDISDESSSTSVGSTMYKPHQANDTRWDAIQAIRSIDGTLGFNHFRLLKRLGGGDIGNVFLAELIGTRDYFAMKVMDNAALESRKKTVRAQTEREILQSLDHPFLPTLYSHFETDKFSCLVMEFCPGGDLHALRQRQPGKFFPEHAARFYVAEILLALEYLHMLGIIYRDLKPENVLVREDGHIMLSDFDLSLRCAVSPTLVKSSNSSLESKTSSYCVQPACIEPSCVIQPACFSPRFLRPKKGKKTKQKSEMHNQVSPLPELMAEPTNARSMSFVGTHEYLAPEIIKGEGHGSAVDWWTFGIFLYELLFGQTPFKGAGNRATLFNVVGQPLRFPSSPSVSFAARDLIRGLLVKEPQHRLAYRRGATEIKQHPFFQSVNWALIRCASPPDVPKAFVLHDAPRAPATTGPGVDVKPTDNYFEIDFF is encoded by the exons ATGGAGTCACTTGTTGAAGGAATCAGTTCCTTGCCAAACAGTCGCACTCCCTTCACTGCTATTAAGGGTAATACATCTTCAGCTTCCAGGACAAGTCGTCCTCCCCATCCTACATCAATGAGACAATCTAGATGTAAAGAGTTGTCCTTCGATCCAATAGCTATTGATATTGGGTCAAAGCCAACTGATACCCCAACAGGGTCGGTGGCTGCTTCTAAGAGTTCGCATAAATCATCCAGTGATCGTATAAAGAGGGATGATGTCTCTGACTCGAGGAGACACTATTCTGAATCGACTAAAGGAAAAGAGTGTCAGAGAATAGAAGATGCTCTTGATCAACCATCAGAAGAATGTTCACTGGACCGCGTATTAATCTTTGAAACCAAATCATCTATTAAGGATCCACTACATGATAACAAACACACTATATCAGGTGGTTATGTGGAACGCAGGGATTTTATGTTACATGCTGTTGCCAGAGGAGATGCTGACCTTCTAAATGGTCAGTTGACATCTCAATCTGGAATAAGCTATTGTCCTAGTCCACAGAATAGCTTTTATACTGCCACACAGTACATAGAACCCAAACAAAGTTTCACCACTACAGAAGTCATCAGTGAATGTGCTAGCAGCATGGGCAAGTCTGGTGGAAGTGGTGATGTTAGCAACTCGTGCGATATCAGTGATAGCAGAAAAACAAGTTTCTACAGAGGCAGCACAGGTAGTGATATTAGTGATGAAAGCAGCTCTACGAGTGTCGGCAGTACAATGTATAAACCACATCAGGCAAATGATACAAGGTGGGATGCAATTCAAGCCATTAGATCTATTGATGGAACACTGGGCTTCAACCATTTCAGACTTCTGAAGAGATTGGGAGGTGGTGATATAGGAAATGTTTTTCTAGCTGAGTTGATTGGCACAAGAGATTATTTTGCCATGAAAGTGATGGACAATGCAGCTCTAGAGAGTCGCAAGAAAACTGTAAGAGCTCAGACAGAAAGAGAGATACTACAGTCTCTGGATCATCCTTTTCTACCAACACTATATTCACACTTTGAAACAGACAAATTTTCTTGCTTGGTGATGGAATTCTGCCCTGGAGGAGATTTACATGCACTTCGGCAAAGACAGCCAGGAAAGTTTTTTCCCGAGCATGCTGCCAG GTTTTATGTAGCAGAAATTCTCCTTGCTCTAGAATACCTGCACATGCTTGGAATCATTTATAGAGATCTTAAGCCAGAGAATGTTTTGGTTCGAGAAGATGGCCATATAATGCTGTCTGATTTTGACCTCTCCTTGAGGTGTGCTGTGAGTCCAACATTGGTTAAAtcctcaaattcaagcttagaGTCGAAGACTTCATCATACTGTGTCCAGCCTGCTTGTATTGAGCCATCTTGTGTCATCCAGCCTGCATGTTTTTCACCGCGTTTCCTAAGGCCCAAGAAAGGAAAGAAGACGAAACAGAAATCTGAGATGCACAATCAAGTGAGCCCGCTTCCAGAGCTCATGGCTGAACCGACAAATGCTCGATCCATGTCTTTTGTGGGAACACATGAGTACCTTGCTCCAGAAATCATTAAAGGCGAGGGGCATGGTAGTGCCGTTGATTGGTGGACTTTCGGGATCTTTCTCTATGAGCTCTTGTTTGGGCAGACACCTTTTAAAGGAGCAGGCAACAGAGCCACCTTGTTTAATGTCGTTGGCCAGCCCCTGAGATTCCCTTCATCACCTAGTGTTAGTTTTGCTGCAAGGGACTTGATTAGAGGTCTACTTGTGAAAGAGCCTCAGCATCGCCTAGCATATAGGCGGGGTGCTACAGAAATAAAACAGCATCCTTTCTTTCAGAGCGTTAATTGGGCACTTATCCGGTGTGCTAGTCCTCCAGATGTACCAAAGGCGTTTGTGCTACATGACGCGCCCAGAGCACCAGCAACAACGGGTCCAGGTGTTGATGTGAAACCTActgataattattttgagattgATTTCTTCTGA